A section of the Myxococcus virescens genome encodes:
- a CDS encoding YciI family protein translates to MKVMVLVKATKNSEAGVMPSEKLFADMGKFNEELMKAGVLLDGDGLKPSSAGKRIRFSNGTKRVIDGPFAETKELVAGYWVWQVKSMEEAMEWARRCPDPMPGEESDLEIRPFYELDDLGAEFTPELRAQEEKLRAELDQRRGA, encoded by the coding sequence ATGAAGGTCATGGTGCTTGTGAAGGCGACGAAGAACTCCGAGGCCGGTGTGATGCCCAGCGAGAAGCTGTTCGCGGACATGGGCAAGTTCAATGAGGAGCTGATGAAGGCCGGGGTGCTGCTCGACGGAGACGGCCTCAAGCCGAGCAGTGCAGGCAAGCGCATCCGGTTCTCGAACGGCACCAAGCGAGTCATCGACGGTCCCTTCGCCGAGACGAAGGAACTCGTGGCTGGCTATTGGGTCTGGCAGGTGAAGTCGATGGAGGAGGCGATGGAGTGGGCGCGCCGTTGCCCGGACCCGATGCCCGGAGAGGAGTCGGACCTGGAGATCCGCCCCTTCTACGAGTTGGACGATTTGGGCGCCGAGTTCACGCCGGAGCTGCGCGCCCAAGAGGAGAAGCTGCGCGCCGAGCTGGACCAGCGTCGCGGCGCCTGA